The Cervus canadensis isolate Bull #8, Minnesota chromosome 5, ASM1932006v1, whole genome shotgun sequence genome contains the following window.
TGAGGCAATTAGAGTGTGTGGGTGACTGTGTGTGTAAATGAGTGTGTGTGACAGTGTGAGTTTGTATGTGTGAGGGTATATGTGACAGTTGTGTATACGTTGTGTGTCCAAGTGGGTGTGTGTATGAGGTGTGTAGTCGTGTGAGTGACCACAAGTGGTGTGGGTGTAGATGAGATTGTGTGTATATTGTGTATGGAGGTGTGTGCCTTGTATGACAATATATATGAGAGTGTTTGTGAGTGCAGAGGGCAGTTTGCTGGTTGTGCGAGTGTAtgtctgtgtgagtgtgcatgaTGGTGTGTGTTCATGCATGTCTATGGGGGTGGATGTGagcctgtgtgtctgtgggtgagagtgtgtgtctgtgcagatgtgtggatgtgtgtgtgacGGTGAGTGTAGGGGGGGAGCACGTTTGGGGTGTGAGTGGGTGGGCCGTAGGggcatgtgtgagtgtgcatgtctgtgcatgtgtgcgtgctggATGTAATTTGGGGCTGGAGAGGATCGTTAATGAGCCAGTGGGATGGACAGcaggaagggtgggggagggcttgCTTCTCCCATCCTGGCGCGCAAGGGCCAGTCCGCATCCCCGGCTTCGCCATCCAGCGGAGCCGCAGTTCGGAGCAACAAACGCCTTCGCAGGTGTCTCGAACGCACCCCGTCCCCGCAGGAGGGAGCAGCGGCGCCCAGGTCAAGCACAGGTGCCCCGCCTTTCACCCGGTCACCTGGCACCCCCCGCCCGGGCATCCTCGCGGCGGCGGGGGTGGGCATCACCGTCCCGCGCGCCGCAGGTGCAGGAGGACGCCGGCGCCGCGCGTCGGAGGCTTGTTCGGCCCGGCCCCCCGCGCTCGCCCCGCCGCCGAGAGCGACGGGGACGGAGGCGTGGTCAGCAGGCTGGGTGCGGCCTCGGATCGGGTGCGGCACTGGGAGTTCTCCAAGGTGCTAAAATAAACCCAGCGAAGGATCAGGTTTCCCGACCGAAATAGCCCAGGAGCGGCCTTGGAAATGCGAACTGAGAAAGCGATCCGGGGCGGGAGCTGGCGGGGTCGGGGGAGGCGGTGATGAAAGATGCTTTTCGCAAGGCTGCCCCTCCCTACTCTCCCCTCCAGCTCTGCCTCTCCCTAGAGTGGAGcttctcacccctcccctcctctttttGGGGTCATCACCCCCAAATAGCCCGCCTCCTCTTGGCCATCCATCTCTGGGGGCAAAATCTGTAGATCAGAGCCCAGCCAGCCAGTCATTCCATATCCgtttattgagctcctactaGGTGccagatgggcttcccaagtggctcagtggtaaagaatccgcctgccaattcaggagacgtgggttcgatccctgggtccggaagatcgttggagagggaaacggcaacccactccagtactcttgcctggagaatcccaggctagaggagcctggtgggctacagtccacggggtcgtaaagagtcagtaCCAGCCAGATTCCAGGCTCCCTGGACAACCTGCACCCCCAAAGGAGCAAACACAACAGGCCCTGCCGCACGGGCTCACACGCTGCTAGGAGGGCACAGGTGCTAAGCCCAGGCAGAGTAAGTAAGGGGATGATGTGTTAGAAAGGAAACTGACCAAGGAGAAAATCAAAGGGCAGGAGAGGGTACGGGGTGTCGGGGTGACGTTTGAACCCCGGGGTACCCCGCTGGCTCACTCCATGATTCAGAGAGAATCCCTTCACCTCTGAGCTCTGGTGTTGTCATTTGTGCCTTGGGGACTAAAATCCTGTCTATGAAATTTCCGTAACAATTGAGACAAACGTTTAGTTCTGAGTCTGCCAAGGAGCACTGTTAAGTACAAGTTAATGACAAATATGCTCACTATTAGTAGTGGATCTATCTTGAACATTTAAAGACAATGAATAGCAAGTGTCTATGATGTACAAACAGCTCTAGACCCCAGGATGTTGCCAGAAaacctctcctgccttcaagtgACAGGCAGTGTAGCCAAGCAGTTGGGGCAAGGACTTTAGGCTGAGTCCCAAGTCACTTGATTGTACACCACAGATTCCTCTCTCAGTAATGGACAGTGCCAGAAGAAAGAAGTCATATGGACCGCGGGCCAGGTGAGGCAATGGTTCGGAGAGGCCAGGTGGTCTGCAGGCATGCAGCCATCTTTGTACTTCCCACTGGCCTTGCGTGGGGAGGGGGGCCTGACACATGGCAGACCCCGAAAAGtgttccaggggcttccctggtggtccagtggtgaagacaccgtgcttccagtgcagggggcacaggttcaatccctggtcagggaactaagatccctcctgccacaaagtcagaaaaaaaaatcaagtgttcCAAGAGTGagagagtgaatgagtgagtgacagATGAGACCAAGTAGGTGGGGAACAGAAAAACTGCGGGAAACAGAAAAACTCATGTCTGGGAAGACAGCCTTCTGGCTCAGAGTTATAGGGATCAGCCAGCCCACATCTTAACTCTGGTCTTGCTTGATCAGCTCTGTGGCCTCATAAGTGATGTCACCACTCTAGCCTTTTCTTCCTCGGCTCTAACACAAGAGTGTGGTCAGACTTGCCATGTTGGCTAGAAGTGTCTCTGACCTTGTCCTCATTTTCTGGGTCTGGGCACTGCAGTAGGTGGCTTAGGTTGACCCATCAGATTTCATGGGGTTGCATCCAAACACACCGTTTTACTGGTACTTGCTGCTGTAGCCACTTATTTATATTCTGCCTAGGTGCACAGGGGTGTATGTGTAAGGATGGCTATGCCACCTAGTACTTAATAGTTTTGAATAGTCACAAAATAGAAGCAGTCTACATGTCTAAAAACAAAGAATTGCTTCTACAAAGTTTGGCCCATCCACATGACAAAATACCAAGCAGTCGTTGAAAACTGATGGGTTATCACGGAGACATTGCCAGGTCTGCATTGTTACATGAAAAGggaggggttaaaaaaaaaaagaaaagggaggggtTAAAAGGGTATATAAATACAgtcatattttaaatgcatatttgttTATCTCTGCATTTGCTATACATAGATACAGTTTAATAGATATTCTTTCTGATTGTTAAAGTAATATGTGGTTGTCATAAAACATTTCAATAATTGGAAATGAGAAGTGCAGATTCCTGTGTAACCTGACCATTCTCATGTTAACAGTCGTGGCACCCAGGcaatagaattatatatatatatgtgtgtgtatatatatatatatatatttttttttttttgcagcaccatgcagcatgtaggatcgtagttccctgaccagggatggaatctgtaccccctgcagtggaaccaCAGAATCTAAACCACAggaacaccaaggaagtccagggTTACACCTATTTTATATCATCTGTATTCATTGAATTTATTGCTGTAAGACTGTAACATTtgacaataagaaaaaataacgCTATGGGTAAAAATACATTGCTTTGGAATCTGGCTAGCTATTTAACAGGTGTATATACTCTCTCCCCAACTATACAGAAACTATAAGCAGGAAGAGATcaatgaaagcatcaattcaatgGATGGATGAATTCTAAGACGCTTGAGAAGTGGGACGGTGTAGCCTGTGGTAGGTGCTCATAAAGGGATGGCGCCTGCTTCTCAGTTGCCTGAGACAGTGAACAGGGTCACCCCAACTTACAGATGGAGGGGCAGGTCTCACTCTGAGTGAGCcccctgggggaggaagagaggccAGGAGTACTGGCAGGACGTGCCTGTGGTTGGTAAAGTAGAGGAAGctgagctggggtttgaacccagggtTGACCCAATCCAAAGCCCACTTTTCACCACTCCTGGGCTGAAGTCCAGTCAGACTCCATGGCCCTCCCCGGCATGGAGCCCATCGTAGCCCTGGGAACCTGCCGGCAGCTCTTGCCAGGCCAAGATGCTGACACAGGCTTCTGGATATTAATAGCCCATCTCTGGGCTgggctcctcctcccctcctgagGTCAGCCTGGATCATGGGCCCCACCTGGGAAGAGTGGGGTGAATGCCCTGGTGGAAAGCTGAGTGGGCACATCCCAGTCCCTGTGGTCTGCAGCATCTGAGTCTGGAGGCCCCAGGGACTTCTTGGGAGTTGGGCCTCACCTCTTCTGGGTttcacccctctgagcctcagcttcctcatctgtaaagtgggcatgATATCATGACTTCGCCGGAAGGTTGGTTACATGGTGTCAATAAGCTAGAACACAGAGAGACCACAGCGCACTGCCCGCTCCCACGCGCTCTGCATGCGCATCCGTCCAGGCTCAGGGTGGGGCCGCACAGGTCTGCATGGCCACACCCAAGAAGGCGGGATGTGACACAGTCTGGGACAGCCTCCGCTGTGGCTGCATGGTCTGAGTGGAACATTCTGGAAGAGAAGTGCCAGGGAATCCACAAGGAACCTCAGACTAAGGATTCCTGATGTCTGGCTTCTCACCAGCCAGGTATGGAGGAGGGGCCAGACCTTGAGGGGGCGGGTGGGTGCTTCTGAAAGAATGTCTCAGAGGGAGAGAGGTCTTTGTCTCATTTGTTAAACAGACCAGTTCCTAACCGGGAGGCTTGAAGGCTCACTCCGTGGCAGCGTAGCTGCCCTGCTCAGCACTTTACATCAGTGAGACATCAACTCACTGACTTCACAACAGCCCTTGGAAGGTGGACACTAGTATTCCTGTGTTacgagaggaaaaaaaaaaaagactaggccCAGAGAGGCCAAGTGACTTGCTAGAGGTCCTGCGGCTAGTTGGTGGCAGAGCCCCAGGTCATCTCCCATCTGTCTGACTCTGGAGCCCCCAGGCTGGTCCCACGTGACCAGAGAGCACACACCCCACCCAGACGGCTTCCTGTCCTTGGGAGTCTGTGGACCTGCTCCCTGGGGGGCTGCAGGGtgggcctggggcttcccaggggcggGAGGGGGCTCCATGCTCAGAAGGAATCCCGTCTTCATCCCAGGCCTTGGCTGCTATAATACATCATGACACCAGGGCATTCACTTCTAACTCTGCTGGTTGCCCTACACCAGCGGCTTCCATTTGAGCCCAGGCCGGGTCAGCCCTTAAAGGGCTGTCAGATAGGTTTCCTCAGCCAGGAAGCCCCAACTCAAACCCCGAATCCTCCAACTCAAATCCCTCTTGGCCTGCTTCTCTCTGGGTTGGCAGCCTCTCTTGCCCTCTTGGTCCATGTACCGCCACAAGGGCTCCCAGACCTCACAGCGGGCAGGAGGAAGGCTCCCCCTACCCAGAAGCTCTCACCCACTCTTCCTTCCAGGGGAATGCCCCCCAGGACCCCTAGGCCAGGCCTGGAGCCCTGTTCTATGATCCTGAAACACATCCGCATGATGCTTGCAATCATTCACACATGTCTTTCATTTAATCCCTGCTGAACTATGACTTTGTCCGGGGGACAGGGACGCACGTGATGTGTTCCCTTCACTACAGCTCCAGGCACCTCACGGGGCACCAGGAACTATTTACAGGTTGCCTGAAGCTGCTACAGTGATCCCATCCTCCACAAAGCTCCAGGCAGCAGAGGCCACCTCCAAGGGGCAGATCCATTACCAACCAATTCATTACCCCTCCCTCCAATGGAAATCAAGTCTTACAGATTGAACAGTCCTGCGCTGAAGCCAAATACAAGACTAATTGAAAAATGTCAAAACAGCCTGCCAGTTTAATGAAATGCTAGCacggaggggaggggctgggctcaGCCCCGCCCCCAGTGGACCCAGAATGACGCTTTCAGTGACGTCATCCACCCCATCAGGTGCCCGAAGAAGCCTCTGGCCTGGGCTCCGCTGTCTGGTCCATGGGACCAGATCCAAGCCGTCCAGGCCAGTGGGGCAGGTGGGCCTGGCTCCCCGGGCTCTGGGCTGCTCAGAGGGAAGCTGGTCAAAGCAGGGGTGAGTCAGGGGCCCACCTCTGGGCCTCTGGCTCGGGGCACAGCCGAGGCCAGACCTGTAGgaggactacatttcccagagtcCCCCAGGTCGCCCCCAGAGCGAGCCATTGGGAGATTTAAATAGCCCAGGCCCAAGGCATCCAGGCCCCAGCTGTGGACGCCTCCCCGTGGCTCCATTGGCGCTGGCCGGCACTGGGGGGCTCGATTGGCTGCCCGGCTGGCACTGACATTCCCCAGGAGCCCGGTGGCAGCCGGAGGTAAACAGCCATGTGCAGGCCTGCTCTCTATATTTAACAGCTGCCGAGGAGCCGgcagggaggcagagagcaggggcgGTTCCGGGCGCTCCCGTCTTCAGGGGAGAAGGGCCTCGCAGCCAGGCTGGTAGCGGCCCTCGGCGGGCGATCGTCAGCCATGCCCGCCTCCCAGAGCCGGGCCCGGGCCCGGGACCGCAGCAACGTCCTCAACCGGGCCGAGTTCCTGTCCCTGAATCAGCCCCCCAAGGGGGCCCCGGAGCCCCGAAGCTCGGGCAGGAAGGCCTCGGGCCCCTCGccgcagcccccagcccctggggacGGGGCCCGCGAGCGGCGCCAGTCCCAGCAGCTGCCCGAGGAGGACTGCATGCAGCTGAACCCCTCCTTCAAGGGCATCGCCTTCAACTCCCTGCTGGCCATTGACATCTGCATGTCCAAGCGCCTGGGGGTATGCGCCGGCCGGGCCGCATCCTGGGCCAGTGCCCGCTCCATGGTCAAGCTCATTGGCATCACGGGCCACGGCGTCCCCTGGATCGGGGGCACCATCCTCTGCCTGGTGAAGAGCAGCACTCTGGCCGGCCAGGAGGTGCTCATGAACCTGCTTCTGGGTGAGTGCGCCCGCCCATCGTCCACCACCCACCCTGCCAGGCCTCGGGGAGGGAGCCAAACCCACCCCACCCATGCCCGAGCTAGCGGGGCCCCTCAGAAACCAACAAGAACAGTCTAATGAGGTTAGCAGGAAGGGTGCCCCAGAAACAGGCAAGCCTCCAGCTCGGGGAAAGAGGGAGCTGAGGATGTCCAGACTGCAAGGTGGGGGCCTTGAGAATGCAGAGCCCCAGCAGGAACTTCTGAGGAAGAGGCCTGCCCTGGGCAAAGCACATTGCTGCCCCAGAAGCAACTTGGAAGGGGTGCTGGAGGCCTGGAGGGACATGTCCAGGAGTCTGGCGGGTGCCCTGGAGTGGGGTGTCTAACCATGTCACTCCTGTCCCTTGGACTGGTCCTTGAGTTCCTAGGCTGCTTGCAGGCAGCAGTTGGGAGctgcccaccctcccccatcACCCTGCTTGACTCAGGGAACCTGAAAGCCCCCTGGGATCCCTGGGGGGTGCAGGGGTCCAGTCTGGGGCTCCCACCCGCTCAGGACCTCCTGGAGTGCTTACCTGCCCCTTCCCTCGGGGAGTCGCTGGAGGAGAGGACCTGGGGAGCTCTGGTTTGTTTGCAAAGTCTTTGCCACCAGCGTCTTTCGGTCGAGCACTGCCCCGTGCCAGGTGCCACGTGGGCCTATGTGGAAGGCAGGCCCTCCCCTCTACCCAGGAGGTGATGCCCAGCCCCCGTCTGGCCCACCCTCCAGGCGCCTCCAGATCCCCCAGGTGCTTGGGCCCCTCTGCCGCCACCCTCCAAGCTGGGCCGTGTTGACCTCCGGGCCCTTCTCAGCACAGCCACCATTTGGGACACaagtcggggggtgggggggggcatggCTCAGGCCAAGCCAACACTGACAAGGGGTCCCGGTACTGAAGGGGTGTGGGTTGGACCCCTGAGAACTGCCATCCAGGAGAAGTTACAGTAACTGTGAGTCTTCCCGCTCGGGTCTCAGAGCATCTGGGGTGTGCTGCTGGTGGGATGTGGGGAGGGCGAAGTAGCAGATGTTCGTGCAGGAGATGCCGGGTCTGGTACATCAGTGTTTTCTTGTTCTTGTTCCTAAATGATCCACGTTACTTGCTGTTATTCCCAAATAAACAGTCACAACATGGCTTCTGCCCTTACCgttcccacttcacagatgaggaaactggagctcCTGTAAATAAAGCAACCTGGCCAAGACTTCAGAACTTGAGATTTGCACCAAGTCCTGCCTGACATCCAGGCCTGTGCTCTTTCCAGGCACCCGGAAGGCCCTGGGCTTGGGATGGAGGGACAGAGCACCGTGGCCCAGGTGCCAGGCCGGGGGGCTTTGGGGGACAGTGCAGAACTGTGGTCTCGTCATCTAGTGCCCGTTGAAGACTCAGACagagcagtgactcaagaaaactGGGAAGGAGGGGTGCAGTCAGGTTGCCTGGTGTCCAAGGACGGGTGTGGGAAACTGTCCTTGAGCCTCTCTCTCAACCCGGCTCCCTAGACCCGTCCGCACGGTCCGTCCATGTGTGATATTGGAAGTGGTGAAGCTGTGTTGGTGATTTATtcaacacttactatgtgcccgGTTTTTCATAAACCACATCATCACATGTCATCCTCACCACAACCCCCAGGGAGAAGCTGCTATGCTCCCCACTTaaagaggggaaactgaggcacaccaAGACGCTTTGCCCTCGACCATGCGGCTAGTTAGTGATGGAGCCAGGACTGGAACTGACACAACTCTGGCTGGTCAGGACAAGGCTTCTGGCTTTTACCAGCAACCAGATTCTGTGGACACAAAGTTGTTTGTTTCATAGGACAGAGAGCAGGATTCGAGAAATCTCCCTTCTTGAACAAGAAGGACAGttgtttctcagtttttaaaaacatcatttagTGAGCGTCACTTAGGTACCAAGTACTATGCCATGAATGTCTTGTATTTCATGATGTTAAAGTCTTTTTAATGATCGTATAATGTAAATTTCAATATACCCACTACACAGATGAgttaactgaggctcagaggagtcgAGGGATTTGTCCAACCCCACTTATCTGTAAGTGGTAGACCAGGAACCAAGACAAGTCCTCTAGGCTGCAAACCCCTCGCCTTCCCGCTCACTTTTGGCCTGCAGGTCGAGCAGACCAGTCCACATTGAGATACCTGCAGAGAGGTCTCCCTTTTACCAGCACCTTTGCTGGTGTATCCAGGTACCAAGACCACGGAGGA
Protein-coding sequences here:
- the PLPP7 gene encoding inactive phospholipid phosphatase 7 translates to MPASQSRARARDRSNVLNRAEFLSLNQPPKGAPEPRSSGRKASGPSPQPPAPGDGARERRQSQQLPEEDCMQLNPSFKGIAFNSLLAIDICMSKRLGVCAGRAASWASARSMVKLIGITGHGVPWIGGTILCLVKSSTLAGQEVLMNLLLALLLDIMTVAGVQKLIKRRGPFESSPSLLDYLTMDVYAFPAGHASRAAMVSKFFLSHLVLAVPLRVLLVLWALCVGLSRVMIGRHHITDVLSGFAIGYFQFRLVELVWMSSNTCQMLISAW